A genomic window from Silene latifolia isolate original U9 population chromosome 11, ASM4854445v1, whole genome shotgun sequence includes:
- the LOC141614422 gene encoding protein FAR-RED IMPAIRED RESPONSE 1-like, producing the protein MKDSLKQNGVQPDRQELCKKVEKRFTPYTTKKWRGGEIKSKLVVCKREGFAHETPSKGRDDGLVGEKSQRIFRVTRVGCKARIRLYMKNGLLLIDRFHEGHNHELISLKDREFQKLSRNITDYHKMIIVLNSREQQRHTESAKKQVNGFENIGASLNDFKNFHRDVKCFIDEWDGQLFVDHFKEMTETRIGFYFDYDLDDDSSPRRAIWADGTARDNYKIFGDAVSFDPTYSTNKYSMVFIPFTGVDHHKRSVTFCGALIAREDYESFNWVFRRFLKAMRGKEPEYIITIRDPEKIIEDHGVGVNDWLEDTYAIRGQWVMVHCRDLRMASIMRTTQRSESENSFFKRFEHKSETLVEFWMRFESAMDQQRHTQKQLDNMDKHSSAAASTHLALEIHTAKVYIYSAFQKFKEEAIFSIDTCRTRGFTERGELEVTTIKDSSRKKNFEVAYSPASGIKTIPEDYVVNRWMKEYLRLRIFNSNGEGTENMQVIDEKQIAMFIMWSEVHEAVWLLRDKGVADVDSFSAVIRAFKESLSPLGEVLNKNQQMEKFLNCTACDVVTILPPKNSKNKGTEKRLLSAKTKAMVLARKPKRKCKNCKRMTNHDKRNCHNPFSAHTPLCEGSSEPEEDEGEEEEELGLEQE; encoded by the exons ATGAAAG ACTCGCTAAAACAGAATGGAGTTCAACCTGACAGGCAGGAGCTGTGTAAGAAGGTCGAGAAGAGGTTTACACC GTACACAACAAAAAAATGGCGTGGCGGTGAGATCAAGTCAAAGCTCGTCGTCTGCAAACGAGAAGGTTTCGCTCACGAGACGCCCAGTAAAGGTCGGGATGACGGACTGGTTGGGGAGAAGTCACAGAGGATATTCAGGGTCACTAGAGTGGGGTGTAAAGCGAGGATACGACTATATATGAAGAATGGTCTTTTATTAATTGACCGGTTCCACGAGGGTCACAATCACGAGCTTATCTCACTTAAGGACAGAGAGTTCCAGAAATTGTCGCGTAACATAACAGATTATCACAAGATGATAATCGTTTTGAACTCGAGG gagcaacAAAGACATACAGAATCTGCAAAAAAACAAGTGAATGGATTCGAGAACATTGGAGCAagcttaaatgattttaagaacttccataggGATGTTAAATGTTTCATTGACGAATGGGATGGTCAGTTGTTTGTTGACCATTTCAAGGAAATGACTGAAACAAGAATAGGTTTCTACTTTGACTATGACCTTGACGATGATAGCAGCCCGCGTAGGGCCATATGGGCGGACGGTACTGCCCGAGATAATTACAAAATTTTTGGTGATGCGGTGTCATTCGACCCAACTTACTCCACCAATAAGTATTCTATGGTATTCATACCATTCACAGGAGTTGACCACCATAAACGATCTGTGACGTTCTGTGGGGCTCTAATTGCAAGGGAAGATTATGAGTCATTTAATTGGGTTTTCAGACGGTTTTTAAAAGCAATGAGGGGTAAGGAACCCGAGTACATAATTACGATCAGGGACCCG GAGAAAATAATTGAAGATCATGGTGTTGGCGTAAATGATTGGTTAGAAGATACGTATGCTATAAGGGGACAGTGGGTGATGGTGCATTGCAGAGACTTGAGGATGGCGTCGATTATGAGGACGactcaaagatcagagagcgaaaatagctTTTTCAAGAGGTTTGAGCATAAGTCAGAAACattggttgagttttggatgcgttttgagagTGCTATGGACCAACAAAGACATACACAGAAGCAGCTTGACAACATGGATAAGCACTCGTCCGCAGCGGCGTCAACACATCTGGCATTAGAGATTCATACTGCAAAGGTGTACATCTATTCAGCTTTCCAGAAATTTAAAGAAGAAGCCATCTTCTCAATTGATACATGTAGAACAAGAGGTTTCACTGAGAGAGGCGAGCTAGAGGTAACTACTATCAAAGATTCATCCAGAAAGAAGAATTTTGAAGTTGCATACAGTCCAG CAAGTGGGATAAAGACTATACCAGAAGATTATGTTGTAAATAGATGGATGAAAGAGTATCTCCGATTAAGGATTTTCAATAGTAATGGTGAAGGGACAGAAAACATGCAAGTCATCGATGAAAAACAAATTGCAATGTTTAtaatgtggtcagaagttcatgaaGCTGTATGGCTCCTTCGAGACAAAGGAGTAGCTGATGTTGACAGCTTTTCCGCTGTAATTAGGGCATTTAAAGAGTCGCTGTCACCATTAGGGGAAGTGttgaataaaaatcaacaaatggagAAATTTCTGAATTGTACGGCATGTGATGTAGTGACGATATTGCCACCAAAGAATTCGAAAAACAAGGGTACCGAAAAAAGATTGCTATCAGCcaaaacaaaagcaatggtgTTGGCTAGGAAACCCAAACGTAAGTGTAAGAATTGCAAGAGAATGACAAATCACGACAAGAGGAACTGCCATAACCCCTTCTCAGCACACACGCCATTGTGCGAAGGGTCGTCTGAACCAGAAGAGGatgaaggagaggaggaggaagagcttGGATTAGAACAAGAATAG